A single window of Electrophorus electricus isolate fEleEle1 chromosome 16, fEleEle1.pri, whole genome shotgun sequence DNA harbors:
- the prokr1a gene encoding prokineticin receptor 1a codes for MEEINFTTTAETWTQCRPSERPHNLLMANYDIPLDYEISPDEIPDTTQDTAFFVATIIIAVVLVCIMLVCGIGNCFFIATLARHKKLRNVTNLLIANLAVSDVLVAVVCCPFLVDYYVVKQLSWDHGIVLCVSINYLRTVSLYVSTNVLLAIAVDRYMAIVHPLKPRMKYHTAYWLIFGVWIVPILISVPSAYFATEHEYPTTVASATSIASPRNKIFCAQIWSAEQRLFYRSYFLFVLFVEFLGPVVVMATCYAHISRELWFKGVPGFPTVQLARRLRRRRRTVLALLAALVAYVLCWAPYYGFALLRDFYPALITRQRHSLVAFYIVECVAMSNGVINTLCFVGAKSGASRCLRWTRLSGWRHVNRPTVEVRACPATAGKAEEGDIRTSSLRVTELECTRIR; via the exons ATGGAGGAAATAAATTTCACTACCACGGCAGAAACATGGACTCAATGCCGGCCATCAGAGAGGCCCCATAACCTGCTAATGGCAAACTATGACATCCCTTTGGATTATGAGATTTCTCCGGATGAGATCCCGGACACGACTCAGGACACAGCCTTCTTCGTAGCTACAATAATCATCGCTGTGGTTCTGGTCTGCATCATGCTTGTGTGCGGAATTGGGAACTGTTTCTTCATTGCTACGCTAGCGCGTCACAAAAAACTACGCAACGTCACCAACCTGCTCATCGCTAACTTAGCGGTGTCAGATGTCCTGGTGGCTGTCGTGTGCTGCCCATTCCTGGTGGATTACTATGTGGTGAAGCAGCTCTCGTGGGATCATGGGATTGTCCTGTGTGTCTCCATCAACTACCTGAGGACCGTGTCTCTCTATGTGTCCACTAATGTTCTGCTTGCCATCGCTGTGGACAG GTACATGGCCATTGTGCACCCTCTGAAACCCCGAATGAAGTACCACACGGCCTATTGGCTCATATTCGGCGTCTGGATCGTCCCCATCCTCATCTCTGTTCCGTCTGCTTACTTTGCTACGGAGCACGAGTACCCCACTACTGTTGCCAGTGCCACCTCTATTGCTTCACCCCGCAACAAGATCTTCTGTGCCCAGATCTGGTCGGCGGAGCAGCGGCTGTTCTACCGCTCCTACttcctgtttgttctgttcGTGGAGTTCCTGGGGCCTGTGGTGGTCATGGCAACGTGCTATGCCCACATATCGCGTGAGCTGTGGTTCAAGGGCGTGCCGGGCTTCCCGACGGTGCAGCTGGCACGGCGCCTGCGCCGGCGCCGCCGCACGGTGTTGGCGCTGTTGGCGGCTCTGGTGGCGTACGTGCTGTGCTGGGCGCCGTACTACGGCTTCGCCCTGCTGCGCGACTTCTACCCGGCACTCATCACACGCCAGCGGCACTCGCTGGTCGCCTTTTACATCGTCGAGTGTGTCGCCATGAGCAACGGGGTCATCAACACGCTGTGCTTCGTGGGTGCGAAGAGTGGGGCAAGCAGGTGTCTCCGGTGGACGAGGCTCAGCGGGTGGCGCCACGTCAACAGGCCGACGGTAGAGGTGAGAGCCTGTCCTGCCACAGCCGGGAAGGCAGAGGAGGGAGATATCAGGACTTCCTCACTCAGAGTGACAGAACTTGAGTGTACACGGATACGATGA